From the Brachyspira intermedia PWS/A genome, the window CAGTAATGTTTTAAGTGTAAGCGGAAACACTTGCAAAAGGGGCGACACTTATGCCAAAGATGAAGTTGTTCGTCCTGTAAGAATGGTTACTTCTATAGTAAAAGTAAAAAACGGAAAATTAAAAATGCTTCCAGTAAAAACTAAAGAGCCTATAGACAAATCAAAAATCAATGAATGTCTTGAGGCTTTAAAAACTGTAGAAGTTAAAGCACCTATTCATATAGGGGATATTGTTGTTCAAAATGCTGCTGGGGTTAATATAGTTGCTACTAGAAATGTAGAGGCTGTTTAAGCTTATTACTAAATATCATTAAATTTTAAAAGGCATTGTTTATATAAAGCAGTGCCTTTTTATTTGTCTTTATTTATTTTTTATAGTATATTATTATCATAACAATAACTATTTGGAGTAGTATATGGACAAAGATTTCAAACAACAATTTGATAAAGTAAAACATCTGCTTGTACCTAGTTTTGATTTGGATAAGCCTTTTAGAGATAAAAAATTTAATGATACAGAACTTGATATATTAGATATAGGAGAAGTTAATTTATCATCAGGAAAAATAATTGCCTGCGATCCTTTAGCATATATGTATGATGATCAAGTATCTCCA encodes:
- a CDS encoding DUF1667 domain-containing protein; its protein translation is MEKKELTCICCPMGCALSVELEGSNVLSVSGNTCKRGDTYAKDEVVRPVRMVTSIVKVKNGKLKMLPVKTKEPIDKSKINECLEALKTVEVKAPIHIGDIVVQNAAGVNIVATRNVEAV